Part of the Methylorubrum populi genome is shown below.
CGGCCCGGCGGGCGGCCTGCCGTCGTCGGAGCCAAGCTCGAGAGATGCCCCGAGTGGCTGTAATCCGAGAGCCACCGGTAGATCGTGCTCGGATCGACTTTCGCCTGGGCCGCGACGGCCTCAACCTCGGCGCGTGGGATGATGCCGCGGTCCACCAGCGGCTTGATGATCGCCCAGCGCTGCTCGGCGACCGACCACGCCTTGTCCGAGATGTCGCTCGCCCGGCGCTGCTTCTCGGCCGGCCCGCCGGCAACCGGCTGCACCGCCTCGATGTCGGCGACCTTGAGCCGCTTGCGCTCCCCCGTCGCGACGTTCTCGCCTAGGACGCTGTCGAGATCGATCTCATGGGTGATGCGATACGTCGCCTCTCCGCAGCGGACCTCACAAGAGGGCGCAAGGCGTATGAATGCGGATCGCTCCATGTCGTGGCCTCGTCCTCGGCGACCCAGATCGGGGTCTTCATCGTCAGGTCCAGGGTGAGATCAGCCTCGATCCGACCCTGCGCAAGTAAGCGCCACAGGTGCGGGAGTGCCTGCAAGCGGCTGGGCTCGTCGGAGAAACTCGCGAGCAGCACGATCTCGGGCGTGGCCTCCTCGTAGGCCATCAGCGTCGCGATCAACGTCTCCTCGAACCCGTCGTGCTCCGCGCGCCGGAGGTACGGGCGCAGGAAGGTCACGTTGGCGAGAAGCGGCGTGCGGATCTCGGTCTCGGTTAGAATCCTGAACGTCGCCCTCTGCTCGCGCGCATAGGCGCGCGCCGCCAGGAACGCCGGCTTCAGGCGCGGCCACTGCGCGAACAGGTCCGCGCGGTACTTCACCTCGTAGATCATCGGCGTCGCCGCGGCGGCCGAAGGCTGGGCGGCCGTCGGCCCCACGAAGTCCACTGCCACGTCCGGCGTGTACCGGCGGGACTTGTGGGTGACAGGATCGCGGAAGGTAATCGTGATGGGTTGCCCGCGGACGCGCTGGGCCGAGGGCAGGAAGTCCAGGATCGTCAGAAGGTCGCGTTCGAGCGTACTCTCATGGGCGATCGACGCGCCTTTCACCTGGACCGTGCCGCGAACCGAGCGGTGGCCCATGCCGATGGTGCGCGCCGGCGCGCCTGTGGGCGCGGAGGCGACGGGCGTCACGTGGGGTGCTGGCGGCACGGGCGAATCGGTTCGCGCCGAGGATTTCGGGGACGGACGTGGCATGCGCGGGAGTGTCCCGAAGCGGAGGGAGCATGGAAAGGGAGGCGGGATCGCGAAAAATCGGCGGTCCCGGCGCGGCCTCACGGGGCGGCAAAACCCGGTCGCGGAATTTCCTGGAAAACAAGATCCAGTCGCGGAATTTATGGGTGTAGAGTCTTGGGATTTGGGGGTGAAAACCCGGTTAAGTCTTTGTTTTTGCTAGGTTTTAGTCGCGGCATTGGGTGGAAGTGACAGCGGGCTCAACGCTCGGCCGGGCGAGGCTTCGCTCGCCCATGGCGGCGTGCTGTTCCTCGATGAGCTGCCCGAGTTCACGCCCCAGGTGCTCGATTCCCTGCGCCAGCCGATGGAGACGGGCGAGATCATGATCGCGCGGGCGAACCACCGGGTGACCTACCCGGCCCGCTTCCAGCTCGTGGCGGCGATGAATCCGTGCCGCTGCGGCATGGCGCTGGAGCCCGGCTACGCCTGCCGCCGGGGGCCGAACGAGCGCTGCGTCGCCCAGTACGGCGCCCGGATCTCCGGGCCGCTGCTCGATCGGATCGACCTGCGCATCGAGGTCGCCGCGGTCACCGCCGCCGACCTGATCCTGCCGCCGCCCGCCGAGGGCTCGGCCGAGGCCGCCGCGCGGGTTGCCGCGGCCCGCGCCCTCCAGAGCGCGCGCTACGCCGCCCTCGGCCTGCCGGCCGCGACCACCAACGCCACCTGCCCGGCCACCGTGATCGAGACAGCGGCCGCGCCCGACGCCGAGGGGACGGCGCTGATCCGCCACGCGGCGGAGACCATGCGGCTCTCCGCCCGCGGCTTCCACCGCATCCTGCGCGTCGCCCGAACCCTGGCCGATCTCGACGGTGAGGCGCAGGTGCGGCGGCCGCATCTGGCCGAGGCGCTGTCCTACCGGGCGCGCGGAGAGCCGCCCGCGGCCGCGGCGTAAGCGGCGCCTGTCGACAACCACCCATTGCCACGCCTCTTCGCCGGGCACATAGTCGTGCACAATATGTCAGGGGCGGCCGGCCTGCCGGAACAGACCCCGTGCGAGGGAGTGAGGCGGTGGCGTACGGCACGCAGATGCGGCGGCATCTGTGCGGGATCCAGACGGCCTGGACGGATGCGGGCGAGGCGGAGGCCGCGGTCGCGGCCGTGGCGGGGGCCCTCGACCGGGCGGCGATCGGCCACCTCATCGTGTTCTTCTCGCCGGCCTACGAGGCGGAAACCCTCACCGCTTCGCTCGCCGCGCAGTTTCCCGGCGTCGGGCTCACCGGCTGCTCGACCTCCGGCGGGATCAGCCCGGCGGGCTCGATCGATCGCGGCCTCGTCGCCATCGCCTTTCCCCGGCAGGGCTTCCGCATCGTCTCGGGCCTGCTCACCGACATCGCCCGGCTCGACGTGGAGGGGGCGGCCGCGACCGTCCGGTCCTTGCGCCGGACCCTCGATGCGGGGCGGCCGGACGGCGGCGGCCACCGCTTCGCCCTGTCCCTGATCGACTCGCTCGCCAATGCCGAGGAGACCGTGGTCTCGGCCGCGGCCTGGGCGCTTGACGGCATCCCGCTGATCGGCGGCTCGGCCGGCGACGATCTCGCCTTCCGCAGTACGGTGCTGATGCACGAGGGCCGGCTCTGCCGCGACGCGGCGGTAATCCTGCTGGTCGAGACCGATTTCCCGATCCGCATCTTCAAGAGCGACAATTTCGAGCCGACGAACCGCAAGTTCGTGGTGACCGCCGCCTGCGAGGAGGAGCGGCGCGTCACCGAACTCAACGCCGAGCCCGCGGCGCGCGAATACGCCATGGCGGTCGGGCTCGATCCGGAAAACCTCTCGACGATGTCGTTTGCCTCCTATCCGCTCGCGGTGAAGATCGGCGGTGAGTATTACTGCCGCTCGATCAGCCGGGTGGAGCCGGACGGCTCGTTGACCTTCTTC
Proteins encoded:
- a CDS encoding TnsA endonuclease N-terminal domain-containing protein, translated to MTPVASAPTGAPARTIGMGHRSVRGTVQVKGASIAHESTLERDLLTILDFLPSAQRVRGQPITITFRDPVTHKSRRYTPDVAVDFVGPTAAQPSAAAATPMIYEVKYRADLFAQWPRLKPAFLAARAYAREQRATFRILTETEIRTPLLANVTFLRPYLRRAEHDGFEETLIATLMAYEEATPEIVLLASFSDEPSRLQALPHLWRLLAQGRIEADLTLDLTMKTPIWVAEDEATTWSDPHSYALRPLVRSAAERRRIASPMRSISTAS
- a CDS encoding FIST N-terminal domain-containing protein, producing MAYGTQMRRHLCGIQTAWTDAGEAEAAVAAVAGALDRAAIGHLIVFFSPAYEAETLTASLAAQFPGVGLTGCSTSGGISPAGSIDRGLVAIAFPRQGFRIVSGLLTDIARLDVEGAAATVRSLRRTLDAGRPDGGGHRFALSLIDSLANAEETVVSAAAWALDGIPLIGGSAGDDLAFRSTVLMHEGRLCRDAAVILLVETDFPIRIFKSDNFEPTNRKFVVTAACEEERRVTELNAEPAAREYAMAVGLDPENLSTMSFASYPLAVKIGGEYYCRSISRVEPDGSLTFFCAIGEGVVLTLAQPRDIVEATRAELESLDASLGGLDLVIGFDCVFRRLDAESRQVHHRIAELYRRYGVVGFETYGEQYRSMHLNQTFTGIAIGRAEGPEGRGAKTAR